From Trichoderma atroviride chromosome 1, complete sequence, one genomic window encodes:
- a CDS encoding uncharacterized protein (TransMembrane:11 (i164-181o187-207i219-241o247-271i283-305o317-337i404-426o446-465i472-497o509-526i533-553o)), which translates to MSSHATGDDGSEGRHRLTQLFSVNHANIKRLAHIHSRQSDESWNPFRHVYTKTHGKKQSNTWDVELGDTHHGADLTQSVTSPYPQTGLREEEPGTGAGTEEAVRKPSNETQEHLIRTQSGIDDGVRNRGKGDQDEKLNAPALSETDDSKAKKPKENGLFRHVYPKEPFTFANQIQRTLLNSWINVLLVAAPVGIALNYVHSVNRIAVFVVNFIAIIPLAAMLSFATEEIALRTGETLGGLLNATFGNAVELIVAIIALIDGKVNIVQTSLIGSILSNLLLVMGFCFFFGGLRRPEQYFNTTVAQTAASMLALAAASVIVPTVFDAAANTPTKDVAKLSRGTAVILLVVYGAYLFFQLKTHSQVFNEQSQKVPAKPWSRGSSNANIKQGLMVPAAMVGGRAIDKDNFNVTIEEEEEEDPQLHFWVAIATLAGSTVIIALCAEFMVGSIDAITQNGALSDEFVGLILLPIVGNAAEHATAVTVAVKDKMDLAIGVAVGSSMQVALFLIPMLVVIGWGMGNDEMNLSFDTFQVAVMFVAVLLVNYLIGDGKSHWLEGWLLMCLYAIIAVCAFWYPNSDTMTSAA; encoded by the exons ATGTCGTCGCACGCGACGGGGGACGATGGCAGCGAGGGGAGACATAGACTAACCCAACTGTTCTCAGTCAATCACGCCAACATCAAGCGCCTGGCGCATATCCATAGCCGGCAGAGCGATGAGAGCTGGAACCCATTCCGACACGTTTACACCAAAACGCACGGCAAGAAGCAATCCAACACCTGGGATGTCGAGCTTGGAGACACCCATCATGGGGCGGACTTGACACAGTCAGTCACATCACCATATCCGCAAACGGGcctcagagaagaagaacccgGAACTGGCGCAGGCACGGAAGAAGCTGTTCGCAAGCCCAGCAATGAGACGCAGGAGCACCTCATCCGAACCCAGTCAGGAATTGACGATGGAGTGCGAAATCGCGGCAAGGGGGACCAGGATGAAAAGCTTAACGCGCCGGCTCTCAGCGAGACGGACGAcagcaaggcgaagaagcccaaggagAATGGCCTCTTCCGCCACGTCTACCCCAAGGAGCCTTTTACCTTTGCCAATCAGATCCAGCGAACGCTGCTCAACTCATGGATCAATGTGCTGCTCGTTGCTGCTCCGGTTGGTATCGCCCTCAACTACGTCCACTCCGTCAATCGTATCGCGGTTTTCGTCGTcaacttcatcgccatcatcccGCTTGCCGCCATGTTGAGTTTTGCTACCGAAGAGATTGCTCTCCGAACTGGCGAGACCCTTGGTGGCTTGCTCAACGCTACCTTTGGTAATGCTGTCGAACTCATCGTGGCCATCATTGCTCTGATTGATGGCAAAGTCAACATCGTCCAGACTTCACTTATTGGCTCCATTCTCTCCAACCTGCTACTCGTCATGGgattctgcttcttcttcggcggTCTACGTCGCCCGGAGCAATACTTCAACACCACCGTGGCTCAGACCGCTGCCTCTATGCtggccttggctgctgcctCCGTCATTGTTCCCACCGTCttcgatgccgccgccaacacCCCTACCAAGGACGTTGCCAAGCTCTCTCGCGGTACTGCCGTCATCCTGCTCGTTGTCTATGGCGCCTACCTGTTCTTCCAGCTCAAGACCCACTCGCAGGTCTTCAACGAACAGAGCCAAAAGGTTCCCGCCAAGCCATGGAGCCGTGGGTCTTCAAACGCCAACATCAAGCAAGGCTTAATGGTTCCCGCCGCCATGGTTGGCGGCCGCGCTATCGACAAGGACAACTTCAATGTCACAatagaggaagaggaagaggaagaccCTCAGTTGCACTTCTGGGTGGCTATTGCTACTCTGGCTGGCTCTACCGTCATTATTGCTCTCTGTGCTGAGTTCATGGTCGGATCCATCGATGCCATTACACAGAACGGTGCTCTGTCCGATGAATTCGTTGGTCTTATTCTGCTTCCCATTGTTGGCAACGCCGCTGAGCACGCTACTGCCGTCACTGTCGCTGTCAAGGACAAGATGGATCTTGCCAttggtgttgctgttggaTCCAGCATGCAAGTCGCCCTGTTTCTCATTCCCATGTTGGTCGTTATCGGTTGGGGCATGGGCAACGACGAGATGAACCTGAGCTTCGATACCTTCCAGGTTGCTGTCATGTTtgttgctgtgctgctggTCAACTACCTCATTGGCGATGGAAAGAGCCATTGGCTAGAAGGCTGGTTGCTGATGTGCCTCTACGCCATCATCGCTGTCTGCGCATTCT GGTATCCCAATTCCGACACCATGACCTCAGCGGCataa
- a CDS encoding uncharacterized protein (TransMembrane:11 (i182-199o205-225i237-259o265-289i301-323o335-355i422-444o464-483i490-515o527-544i551-571o)): MSQSFNHANIKRLAHIHSRQSDESWNPFRHVYTKTHGKKQSNTWDVELGDTHHGADLTQSVTSPYPQTGLREEEPGTGAGTEEAVRKPSNETQEHLIRTQSGIDDGVRNRGKGDQDEKLNAPALSETDDSKAKKPKENGLFRHVYPKEPFTFANQIQRTLLNSWINVLLVAAPVGIALNYVHSVNRIAVFVVNFIAIIPLAAMLSFATEEIALRTGETLGGLLNATFGNAVELIVAIIALIDGKVNIVQTSLIGSILSNLLLVMGFCFFFGGLRRPEQYFNTTVAQTAASMLALAAASVIVPTVFDAAANTPTKDVAKLSRGTAVILLVVYGAYLFFQLKTHSQVFNEQSQKVPAKPWSRGSSNANIKQGLMVPAAMVGGRAIDKDNFNVTIEEEEEEDPQLHFWVAIATLAGSTVIIALCAEFMVGSIDAITQNGALSDEFVGLILLPIVGNAAEHATAVTVAVKDKMDLAIGVAVGSSMQVALFLIPMLVVIGWGMGNDEMNLSFDTFQVAVMFVAVLLVNYLIGDGKSHWLEGWLLMCLYAIIAVCAFWYPNSDTMTSAA, translated from the exons ATGTCGCAATCAT TCAATCACGCCAACATCAAGCGCCTGGCGCATATCCATAGCCGGCAGAGCGATGAGAGCTGGAACCCATTCCGACACGTTTACACCAAAACGCACGGCAAGAAGCAATCCAACACCTGGGATGTCGAGCTTGGAGACACCCATCATGGGGCGGACTTGACACAGTCAGTCACATCACCATATCCGCAAACGGGcctcagagaagaagaacccgGAACTGGCGCAGGCACGGAAGAAGCTGTTCGCAAGCCCAGCAATGAGACGCAGGAGCACCTCATCCGAACCCAGTCAGGAATTGACGATGGAGTGCGAAATCGCGGCAAGGGGGACCAGGATGAAAAGCTTAACGCGCCGGCTCTCAGCGAGACGGACGAcagcaaggcgaagaagcccaaggagAATGGCCTCTTCCGCCACGTCTACCCCAAGGAGCCTTTTACCTTTGCCAATCAGATCCAGCGAACGCTGCTCAACTCATGGATCAATGTGCTGCTCGTTGCTGCTCCGGTTGGTATCGCCCTCAACTACGTCCACTCCGTCAATCGTATCGCGGTTTTCGTCGTcaacttcatcgccatcatcccGCTTGCCGCCATGTTGAGTTTTGCTACCGAAGAGATTGCTCTCCGAACTGGCGAGACCCTTGGTGGCTTGCTCAACGCTACCTTTGGTAATGCTGTCGAACTCATCGTGGCCATCATTGCTCTGATTGATGGCAAAGTCAACATCGTCCAGACTTCACTTATTGGCTCCATTCTCTCCAACCTGCTACTCGTCATGGgattctgcttcttcttcggcggTCTACGTCGCCCGGAGCAATACTTCAACACCACCGTGGCTCAGACCGCTGCCTCTATGCtggccttggctgctgcctCCGTCATTGTTCCCACCGTCttcgatgccgccgccaacacCCCTACCAAGGACGTTGCCAAGCTCTCTCGCGGTACTGCCGTCATCCTGCTCGTTGTCTATGGCGCCTACCTGTTCTTCCAGCTCAAGACCCACTCGCAGGTCTTCAACGAACAGAGCCAAAAGGTTCCCGCCAAGCCATGGAGCCGTGGGTCTTCAAACGCCAACATCAAGCAAGGCTTAATGGTTCCCGCCGCCATGGTTGGCGGCCGCGCTATCGACAAGGACAACTTCAATGTCACAatagaggaagaggaagaggaagaccCTCAGTTGCACTTCTGGGTGGCTATTGCTACTCTGGCTGGCTCTACCGTCATTATTGCTCTCTGTGCTGAGTTCATGGTCGGATCCATCGATGCCATTACACAGAACGGTGCTCTGTCCGATGAATTCGTTGGTCTTATTCTGCTTCCCATTGTTGGCAACGCCGCTGAGCACGCTACTGCCGTCACTGTCGCTGTCAAGGACAAGATGGATCTTGCCAttggtgttgctgttggaTCCAGCATGCAAGTCGCCCTGTTTCTCATTCCCATGTTGGTCGTTATCGGTTGGGGCATGGGCAACGACGAGATGAACCTGAGCTTCGATACCTTCCAGGTTGCTGTCATGTTtgttgctgtgctgctggTCAACTACCTCATTGGCGATGGAAAGAGCCATTGGCTAGAAGGCTGGTTGCTGATGTGCCTCTACGCCATCATCGCTGTCTGCGCATTCT GGTATCCCAATTCCGACACCATGACCTCAGCGGCataa
- a CDS encoding uncharacterized protein (BUSCO:EOG092D0ELD): MSRYAGAAPSAPRRGPHWSHHLRQSSTNSDRASEVSVSAASPGSMSTHSTLKDAKDEKPRKAEHYCAVTVNEGYSRDEVLLNLDLIGGDIKPGTLMSIAVVKSDLSKSSAGFGSFKKLAHDDNSSLRYQNAGPCDPNSLGYQYIFVAKDMPKEVKARQPEAEVYVVKHIADTFGMKKGSIVLLTPVDDDHPVTEATHVEMIFKDQYLSRADMWRVAVGELAQRTVYKGQSLLFMGTIKAQVTTIFANGNSVHSGFFGRETRPIFRSESARYVLFIQMSKEMWDFDADSSGEIMFNKVVNGFLPALFKRWVKLKVKHLVSIVLFARVEYDTGLSNELDASGLQSDYYTGIQPYGNRRPYKDFYRVVVSEMASGEWTKILFQLKKELNYFRRDITLHHQTANPSDGSKDTAPGDEPVRRIKAESSFSIHGNILEAINLACAQFSHDYIDRDLTRTGISVAVISPGAGIFEVDYETLRRTTEALVGNGIGIDLICMAQMPLHSVPLFRYRNPRFSYADDLSQDRHHSLSRSFHSRESTPNQQTPIVGSFQSGGGSFSPSKSRDMIRRVEHLDPQSRRDEWCYVLPQWLHVSFWTGISNEALSYAGVALSVSNRVEQNDDDDFRIRCRMYDLQMRSALDTNEIEITSLHSDINYPSNIFENSSLLKRRQEAIDDLWYNPPIRLTDHINENIHGFQRFATDRLSRPSDRPWWKQLQDFDDSRAILTHHRRHHHHGSEAGLRSDEIRRHHMEDLNVLGTSLPEKKLYSSFPSARKLSMNQAEIEKPNIFPKRTFPDPLSANALPSPPPPPQPQSFTSAPYQSATLTKVPSAPKVPKFMKQISLGQRGFGIAAPKIVAAEVKTENVNAAVTKTNVPLTPRSRSDMRPSTPQTIRSQSPFSITKLRAEATDPIMERMSSTPSIPILKKNGSNRHDIGTHNLKTGTSAHPSASRIRSDSFGEDDHEMYQSMFRPEDQKMILNKLRAGVGVGVGVAPEPPATISPTSAVSPWLVLLNPSHPEKNQIKDANLYTRWQHIFPRISDMKIQKWKALCCPAAVPLTTEYFPTRSQFDTEYQRHPYSVDQNADDELSEEPKTRQEFISELISLRFSQGFQVVVGSAVAQAFGQKMIKLGDIFSRNQVLEDGTSIFMSVGNVIHQLSCVNGTEVEVNIYVRKPTADMSGLPEGYSPIYKPAIRTLFDTDYEARRIELLAIPRPDRNWNMIDSYAAGHHDEMMESLRFWRARFVLIPLAAHNPSVPRTQTGLYPEEIRIEGIKRLAHLWQKNRYIPPSERRFQTARGRRQLDRSPLDIVYKTEDPSVVIAAELETLPLIEGLEGGMSKKHQLVSRKDRFEKSNLNFAVLAEAMQQPVEQGGVPLRNRRWHLRLHYHSFLGSDMTSWLLENFDDLETREDAEDLGNALMVPEEPKGKDKDKETPEKEREKEKSKGLFVHVERRHRFRDGNYFYQFAPEFAKQQPGWFGSKKKETPLAHYPYDRVVNWVG, encoded by the exons ATGTCCCGATATGCCGGCGCAGCACCATCGGCTCCGCGGAGGGGGCCGCATTGGTCCCATCACCTGCGACAGTCGAGCACAAACTCGGATCGCGCATCCGAGGTGTCAGTGTCGGCGGCCTCGCCAGGCAGCATGTCCACGCACTCGACGCTGAAGGAtgccaaggatgagaagcCGCGCAAGGCTGAGCACTACTGCGCCGTCACCGTCAACGAGGGATATTCGCGAGACGAGGTGCTGCTGAACCTGGACCTGATTGGCGGCGATATTAAGCCGGGCACCCTGATGTCCATTGCTGTCGTCAAGTCGGACTTGTCAAAGTCGTCGGCTGGATTTGGaagcttcaagaagctggcgcATGACGATAATAGCAGTCTGCGATACCAGAATGCCGGTCCTTGCGATCCGAACAGCCTGGGCTATCAGTACATCTTTGTCGCAAAGGACATGCCCAAGGAGGTCAAGGCCCGGCAGCCTGAGGCGGAAGTATATGTCGTGAAGCACATTGCAGACACTTTTGGAATGAAGAAGGGATCCATTGTTCTGCTGACACCG GTTGACGACGATCACCCCGTTACCGAAGCTACGCACGTTGAAATGATCTTCAAAGACCAGTATCTCTCACGAGCGGATATGTGGCGGGTGGCCGTCGGAGAGCTTGCGCAGAGGACGGTGTACAAGGGACAGTCGCTTCTCTTCATGGGCACCATAAAGGCCCAGGTCACCACAATCTTTGCCAATGGGAACAGCGTCCattctggcttctttggaCGGGAGACGCGGCCAATCTTTCGCAGCGAATCGGCCAGATACGTGCTCTTCATCCAAATGTCCAAGGAAATGTGGGACTTTGACGCTGATAGTTCCGGCGAAATCATGTTCAATAAAGTTGTCAACGGATTTTTGCCAGCCCTGTTTAAGAGGTGGGTTAAGCTGAAAGTAAAACATCTGGTTAGCATTGTGCTATTTGCGCGTGTCGAATATGACACGGGCCTGTCGAACGAGCTGGACGCGAGCGGGCTCCAATCGGATTACTATACGGGAATTCAGCCCTATGGGAATCGCCGGCCTTATAAAGACTTCTATCGAGTCGTAGTGAGCGAGATGGCCAGCGGAGAATGGACGAAAATCCTGTTCCAGTTAAAGAAGGAACTCAACTACTTTCGAAGAGACATCACTTTGCATCACCAAACAGCAAATCCATCAGACGGCTCCAAGGATACTGCGCCTGGGGACGAACCTGTCCGCCGAATAAAGGCCGAatcttccttttccatccACGGCAATATCTTGGAGGCCATCAATCTTGCATGCGCCCAGTTCTCTCACGATTATATTGACCGAGACTTGACTAGGACAGGCATCTCCGTCGCCGTCATTAGTCCGGGGGCCGGTATCTTCGAAGTGGATTATGAGACACTACGAAGAACTACAGAGGCCCTTGTGGGGAATGGCATTGGAATTGACCTGATTTGCATGGCTCAAATGCCCCTTCACTCCGTTCCACTATTCAGATATCGGAATCCGCGGTTCTCGTACGCGGACGATTTATCTCAGGATCGCCATCATTCGCTGTCCAGATCCTTTCATAGCCGTGAGAGCACGCCAAATCAGCAGACCCCCATTGTTGGAAGCTTCCAGTCCGGTGGCGGTTCATTCTCGCCTTCCAAAAGCAGAGATATGATACGCCGCGTTGAACATCTTGATCCTCAAAGTAGACGTGACGAATGGTGCTATGTCCTGCCTCAGTGGCTGCATGTTTCGTTCTGGACTGGTATATCGAACGAGGCACTGTCATATGCGGGCGTTGCTTTGTCCGTGTCTAATAGAGTGGAGCAaaacgacgatgacgatttCAGAATAAGATGTCGGATGTACGACCTCCAAATGAGGAGTGCCCTTGATACGAATGAGATCGAAATCACGTCTCTGCATTCGGATATCAATTATCCCAGTAACATCTTTGAGAATAGTAGCCTCTTGAAGAGACGTCAAGAGGCCATCGACGACCTCTGGTATAACCCACCGATCCGCCTTACAGATCATATAAACGAAAACATCCATGGCTTTCAAAGGTTCGCCACTGACAGGCTTAGTCGACCTTCAGACAGACCGTGGTGGAAGCAGCTACAAGATTTTGATGATTCTAGAGCCATCTTGACTCACCATAGGCGTCACCACCATCATGGCTCAGAAGCAGGTCTCAGGTCTGATGAAATTCGGAGGCACCACATGGAGGACTTGAATGTCCTGGGCACATCGCTTCCGGAAAAGAAACTGTACAGTAGCTTTCCATCTGCCAGGAAGCTCTCGATGAATCAGGCCGAGATAGAAAAGCCGAATATTTTCCCCAAGAGGACGTTCCCAGATCCGCTATCTGCAAACGCCCTGccatctcctccgcctcctcctcagccgcAGTCGTTTACCTCAGCTCCTTATCAGTCGGCCACTCTTACCAAAGTCCCCTCAGCTCCAAAAGTGCCTAAATTCATGAAACAAATCAGTCTTGGGCAACGAGGCTTTGGCATAGCAGCTCCAAAGATTGTAGCGGCTGAGGTGAAAACAGAAAATGTCAACGCAGCAGTTACCAAAACAAACGTACCATTGACTCCTCGATCACGCTCAGATATGAGGCCGTCTACGCCTCAGACTATTAGAAGCCAGTCGCCATTTTCAATCACTAAGCTCAGAGCAGAAGCCACTGATCCCATCATGGAGAGGATGTCGTCAACGCCAAGCATCCCCATCTTGAAAAAGAACGGATCTAACCGCCACGATATAGGCACACACAATCTTAAAACAGGAACTTCTGCTCATCCTTCGGCATCGCGCATTCGCAGTGATAGCTTTGGGGAGGATGATCACGAAATGTATCAGAGCATGTTTCGACCAGAGGACCAGAAAATGATTTTGAATAAGCTTCgagctggcgttggcgttggagTTGGCGTCGCACCAGAACCCCCCGCAACGATTTCGCCTACATCAGCAGTCAGCCCCTGGCTGGTTTTGCTGAATCCGTCTCATCCAGAGAAGAATCAGATCAAGGACGCAAATCTATATACCCGTTGGCAGCACATATTTCCCCGCATATCTGATATGAAGATACAGAAATGGAAGGCTCTGTGTTGCCCCGCCGCGGTCCCATTGACGACGGAGTACTTTCCTACTAGGTCGCAGTTCGATACCGAGTATCAAAGACATCCGTATAGTGTGGATCAAAATGCGGATGATGAATTGAGCGAGGAGCCAAAAACAAGACAGGAATTTATCAGTGAGCTGATCAGCTTGCGGTTTTCACAAGGATTCCAGGTGGTGGTCGGATCAGCTGTTGCTCAGGCGTTTGGGCAGAAGATGATTAAACTTGGTGACATCTTCTCACGCAATCAGGTCCTCGAAGACGGCACAAGTATATTCATGTCAGTTGGCAACGTCATTCACCAACTCTCGTGCGTAAACGGGACAGAGGTTGAAGTCAACATCTACGTCAGGAAGCCCACGGCAGACATGTCGGGATTGCCGGAAGGATACTCTCCGATATATAAACCAGCCATTCGTACGCTATTTGATACGGACTATGAGGCTCGACGTATAGAGCTTTTAGCGATTCCTAGACCTGATCGCAATTGGAACATGATTGATTCGTACGCTGCGGGCCACCAcgacgagatgatggagagccTGCGGTTCTGGAGAGCTCGATTCGTCCTCATCCCGCTGGCTGCCCATAATCCTTCGGTGCCTAGGACGCAAACCGGCTTGTACCCCGAGGAAATCAGAATAGAGGGCATCAAACGCTTGGCGCATCTGTGGCAGAAGAATCGCTACATACCGCCCTCTGAACGCAGATTCCAAACTGCTAGAGGGCGTAGGCAGCTAGATCGCAGCCCCTTGGATATTGTCTACAAGACAGAAGACCCCTCTGTTGTCATTGCAGCCGAGCTGGAAACATTACCCCTAATTGAGGGCCTCGAGGGTGGTATGAGTAAGAAACATCAACTCGTGTCGAGGAAAGATCGGTTCGAAAAGTCAAACTTGAATTTTGCTGTCTTGGCCGAAGCGATGCAGCAGCCTGTGGAGCAGGGCGGTGTCCCCCTACGGAATCGTCGCTGGCATCTGCGGCTTCATTATCATTCTTTCCTCGGCTCTGATATGACTTCGTGGCTTCTAGAGAACTTTGATGATCTTGAGACTCGTGAAGACGCAGAGGATTTGGGCAACGCGCTGATGGTGCCGGAGGAGCCCAAAGgtaaagacaaagacaaggaaacgccagaaaaggaaagggaaaaagaaaagtctaAAGGCCTTTTTGTGCACGTCGAAAGACGACATCGGTTCCGAGATGGCAACTACTTTTACCAGTTTGCTCCTGAATTtgcgaagcagcagcctggctggtttggcagcaagaagaaagaaacccCCCTTGCCCACTACCCCTATGACAGAGTCGTCAATTGGGTCGGGTAG
- a CDS encoding uncharacterized protein (EggNog:ENOG41~TransMembrane:7 (o64-83i90-108o128-147i168-186o206-230i251-273o285-305i)) produces MAACAATVSRNTGKATVEFIGPCLTRVLVLATAIVQDEEAPTSQAKGIMTDATTHKRYRYEPSLAAAVIFVVLFCATSGFHLYQMTKTRSWLFIAFCSGGLFELIGYICRAIGATQTEEPDYALGPFIIQSVLLLVAPALLAASIYMELGHIVELVQGDPYILIKRRWLTRTFVTGDIISFLMQAAGGGILGSAKTSSQRDLGTTLVVVGLFVQIVFFGCFIFVALLFHWRIQRAPTQKVLSDRPPYNRHLFALYGVSSLIFVRSIVRVVEFIEGFDGYISTHEAFIYVFDAVPMLAAMLIMNWIHPSEIEALLRGGSVAKGIRLIEHYEITDNST; encoded by the exons ATGGCCGCGTGTGCGGCCACTGTTTCCAGAAATACTGGCAAAGCGACTGTTGAATTCATTGGACCTTGTTTGACGCGTGTCCTTGTTCTTGCAACAGCCATCGTTCAAGACGAGGAAGCACCGACAAGTCAGGCTAAAGGCATCATGACTGACGCCACGACCCATAAACGATACCGGTATGAGCCGTCCCTGGCAGCCGCAGTCATCTTCGTTGTCCTTTTTTGCGCAACATCCGGCTTTCACCTCTACCAGATGACCAAAACACGGTCGTGGCTCTTTATAGCATTCTGTTCTGGTGGGCTCT TTGAGCTTATTGGATACATTTGTCGCGCAATCGGTGCGACGCAAACGGAGGAACCGGATTACGCTCTTGGTCCATTCATCATCCAAAGCGTGCTTCTACTCGTCGCACCCGCCCTTCTCGCCGCCTCGATCTACATGGAGCTGGGGCATATAGTGGAACTTGTTCAAGGTGACCCTTACATCTTGATCAAGCGCCGCTGGCTCACACGCACATTTGTTACGGGGGATATCATCTCGTTCCTCATGCAGGCTGCAGGCGGTGGCATCCTAGGCAGCGCGAAAACAAGTAGCCAGAGGGACCTCGGTACCACCCTCGTTGTGGTTGGTTTGTTTGTTCAAATCGTTTTCTTCGGTTGCTTCATTTTCGTTGCCCTGCTATTTCACTGGCGAATCCAGCGGGCACCGACACAAAAGGTTTTGTCTGACCGACCGCCGTACAATCGTCACCTCTTCGCACTTTACGGTGTGAGCAGTCTCATCTTCGTGCGGTCTATAGTCCGGGTTGTGGAGTTTATCGAGGGGTTTGACGGCTACATATCTACACACGAGGCATTTATCTATGTCTTCGACGCTGTTCCGATGTTGGCGGCCATGCTCATCATGAATTGGATCCACCCAAGCGAGATAGAAGCTCTTCTAAGGGGAGGTAGCGTAGCCAAGGGTATTCGGCTGATTGAGCACTACGAAATAACTGATAATTCTACATAA
- a CDS encoding uncharacterized protein (TransMembrane:2 (i56-78o90-108i)) — protein sequence MAAIGKKRSARRTLPPRRTMKQRLNQRRDQYRGHYEHRHVSVAPSRPGRDLGMFGVFIHVVGDAINNIGVIASALIIWKARGEARYYADPAIGLFISVMIFLTAWPLTRNSGRILLQTAPSEIVPDDIKHDIEMIPGIESVHELHIWRLDQRKSIATAHVVVDGRTVKSFADKAKVIMECLHAYGIHSATLQPEVRPDGSEPESLSTSVSLGSDDLLEESPSHSKDKGGLVEFSDDESVSESLGDK from the exons ATGGCGGCCATAGGCAAGAAACGCTCCGCGAGGAGGACGCTGCCACCAAGACGAACAATGAAACAGCGCCTGAACCAGAGGCGCGATCAGTATCG TGGCCACTATGAGCACAGGCATGTGTCGGTCGCACCATCTCGCCCTGGTAGAGACTTGGGCATGTTTGGCGTCTTCATCCACGTAGTTGGTGATGCCATCAATAACATTGGAGTCATAGCATCAGCTCTTATCATATGGAAAGCCCGTGGAGAAGCGCGATACTATGCCGATCCTGCAATTGGCCTTTTCATCTCTGTCATGATTTTTTTGACCGCTTGGCCATTGACGAGGAACAGCGGCCGCATCCTGCTGCAAACCGCTCCCAGCGAAATAGTTCCCGATGATATCAAGCACGATATCGAAATG ATTCCTGGTATCGAGTCTGTTCATGAACTTCATATCTGGCGACTGGACCAGCGCAAGTCTATTGCGACTGcccatgtcgtcgtcgatggTAGAACCGTCAAAAGTTTCgcagacaaggccaaggtaATCATGGAATGCCTTCACGCGTATGGCATCCACTCGGCAACACTGCAGCCAGAGGTCCGGCCAGACGGTAGCGAGCCAGAGTCTTTGAGCACGTCGGTATCTCTGGGCTCAG ATGACCTCCTTGAAGAGTCGCCTAGTCACAGTAAAGATAAAGGCGGGCTGGTTGAGTTTTCTGATGATGAGAGTGTCTCCGAGTCTCTGGGGGATAAATAA